From a single Bacillota bacterium genomic region:
- a CDS encoding DUF378 domain-containing protein: MATARPSRLSWFDWTALVITVIGALNWGLVGFFNFDLIRAIFGTGAAGTDPISTVSRVIFAIVGLAGLYSIYSLYKVGQIQARIPMEERERMRRAA; encoded by the coding sequence ATGGCAACGGCAAGACCGTCAAGGCTTAGCTGGTTCGATTGGACTGCACTGGTTATAACGGTTATCGGTGCACTTAACTGGGGTTTGGTAGGCTTCTTCAACTTTGACCTTATCCGTGCGATTTTCGGAACCGGTGCAGCCGGAACTGACCCGATCAGCACTGTGTCTCGTGTTATTTTTGCAATCGTTGGTTTAGCTGGTCTTTACTCGATCTACTCACTCTACAAGGTTGGCCAGATACAGGCCAGGATTCCGATGGAAGAGCGCGAACGTATGAGAAGGGCAGCTTAA
- a CDS encoding phosphohydrolase, with protein sequence MSGKCPGSDMRNITAGVYACPECGYAVEIFSDEMRRRCPKCKAWVEKKETPSCVQWCSAAKSCLGEERWKAVMEALGKESEE encoded by the coding sequence ATGTCTGGAAAATGCCCGGGCTCTGATATGAGAAACATCACGGCAGGAGTGTACGCCTGTCCTGAATGCGGTTATGCCGTTGAGATTTTCTCAGATGAGATGCGCAGAAGGTGTCCGAAATGCAAAGCATGGGTTGAGAAAAAAGAAACGCCATCTTGCGTGCAGTGGTGCAGTGCAGCCAAGTCGTGCCTTGGTGAGGAGCGCTGGAAGGCCGTGATGGAAGCTCTAGGTAAAGAATCCGAAGAGTAA
- a CDS encoding inositol monophosphatase: MTSYLETAVELAVKAGKQIKKVSRQTHTITYKGVVDLVTEADLQSETLITKGIKERYPDHGILAEEEGISKAESDYLWIIDPLDGTTNYAHNFPIYAVSIALEYRGEVIVGVIYDPNLDELFTAEKGKGAYLNGSPIEVSKTKELDKSLLATGFPYYFRNNPNQILDLFTAFSLKAQGIRRAGAATIDYAALACGRFDGYWEVGLKPWDMAAGSLIAIEAGARITRFDGSAFDIRIPEMVASNGLIHDEMLEMISKQLK; the protein is encoded by the coding sequence ATGACTAGCTATTTGGAGACGGCAGTTGAGCTGGCGGTTAAAGCCGGCAAACAAATAAAAAAGGTATCAAGGCAAACCCATACGATCACCTATAAGGGTGTGGTCGATCTGGTGACCGAGGCTGATTTACAATCAGAGACCCTGATAACTAAAGGCATTAAGGAGCGCTACCCCGATCATGGTATCCTGGCCGAAGAAGAAGGTATCTCAAAAGCAGAATCTGATTACCTCTGGATAATTGATCCTTTAGATGGAACGACTAATTATGCGCATAACTTTCCTATCTACGCTGTTTCAATCGCCCTTGAATACAGGGGCGAAGTAATAGTCGGTGTTATCTACGACCCTAATCTGGATGAGCTTTTTACCGCAGAGAAGGGAAAGGGAGCGTATTTAAACGGCAGCCCTATTGAAGTATCTAAGACAAAAGAGCTGGACAAGTCGCTTCTTGCAACCGGCTTCCCATATTATTTCAGAAATAACCCCAATCAGATACTGGATCTTTTTACTGCTTTTTCGCTTAAAGCACAGGGAATACGGAGAGCAGGTGCGGCAACCATCGACTATGCTGCTCTTGCCTGCGGCCGTTTTGACGGCTATTGGGAGGTTGGGCTCAAGCCTTGGGATATGGCAGCTGGCAGTCTGATAGCAATTGAAGCCGGAGCTAGGATAACCAGGTTTGACGGCTCGGCATTTGACATCCGCATTCCCGAAATGGTCGCAAGCAACGGTTTGATACACGATGAGATGCTGGAGATGATAAGTAAGCAGTTAAAATAG
- a CDS encoding MarR family transcriptional regulator, which yields MQFLDRHVDEILDGLLSVLRKSRPQHVARVLGISRAEHHALRILSVNEGCDISTFAAAVGVSQPTATVTIDRLVEAGYVTRTPCTADRRVTRLHLTDKGRDIVDRSREAHRMIMAPYVERLTRKEQVELIRILKKMNEG from the coding sequence ATGCAGTTTCTTGACCGGCATGTTGATGAGATATTAGACGGTCTGCTAAGCGTGCTAAGGAAATCCCGACCTCAGCATGTAGCCCGTGTACTGGGGATAAGCAGGGCCGAGCACCACGCTTTACGAATACTTTCAGTCAACGAAGGCTGCGATATTTCCACCTTTGCCGCCGCTGTTGGGGTAAGTCAGCCTACAGCAACTGTCACGATCGACCGCTTAGTAGAAGCCGGCTATGTAACGCGTACGCCATGCACCGCCGACCGCAGGGTTACCCGCCTTCATCTAACAGATAAAGGCCGCGACATTGTCGATAGGTCAAGAGAAGCACACCGCATGATAATGGCCCCGTATGTTGAACGCCTAACCAGGAAAGAACAAGTTGAGCTTATCCGTATTTTGAAGAAAATGAATGAAGGGTAG
- the hemE gene encoding uroporphyrinogen decarboxylase — translation MAFNDRFLRACRREPVDMTPVWLMRQAGRYMQEYRDIRAKHDFLTMCKRPDVAAEVTLQPVDKLGVDAAILFADILLPLEGMGIDLEFAKGEGPVIHNPVRSKADVAKVRVAEAEEATPYVAETIKILRRELEGRVPLIGFSGAPFTLASYIVEGSGSRDYRYTKAMMYEAPDAWHGLMEKLAEIVTRYLRMQIRAGAQAVQMFDSWVGALGPVDYEKYVMPYSKMVMDNLKDEGVPRIHFANNASTLLELVSAAGGDVIGVDWRINLDVAWERIGYDKAIQGNLDPITLFGPVKTIEERVKDILNRAGGRPGHVFNLGHGIHKDTPVEHAQALVESVHKLSQRILVN, via the coding sequence ATGGCATTTAATGATCGATTTTTAAGGGCGTGCAGGCGCGAGCCGGTTGATATGACTCCGGTGTGGCTTATGCGCCAAGCAGGACGGTACATGCAGGAGTACCGCGATATCCGGGCAAAGCATGATTTCTTAACCATGTGCAAGAGACCGGATGTCGCAGCTGAGGTCACGCTTCAGCCGGTTGATAAACTTGGCGTTGATGCTGCAATTCTCTTTGCGGATATTTTGCTACCCCTTGAGGGCATGGGTATAGACCTTGAGTTTGCAAAAGGCGAGGGACCGGTCATCCATAATCCTGTTCGCTCTAAAGCAGATGTTGCCAAGGTACGCGTTGCGGAGGCTGAAGAGGCGACTCCCTATGTCGCCGAGACGATAAAGATACTGCGGCGCGAGCTGGAGGGTCGGGTCCCGCTAATTGGCTTCTCAGGCGCTCCATTTACTCTTGCAAGCTATATAGTTGAAGGCTCCGGTTCTCGCGATTACCGTTACACAAAAGCAATGATGTATGAGGCCCCTGATGCCTGGCATGGTTTGATGGAAAAACTTGCCGAGATTGTAACCCGTTATTTGCGTATGCAGATTAGAGCTGGCGCACAAGCGGTCCAGATGTTTGATTCCTGGGTTGGCGCACTGGGGCCGGTTGACTATGAAAAGTATGTGATGCCATATAGTAAGATGGTCATGGATAACCTCAAGGACGAGGGGGTTCCAAGGATACACTTTGCAAACAACGCTTCGACTTTGCTGGAGCTGGTCTCGGCGGCGGGCGGCGATGTAATCGGTGTCGATTGGAGGATAAACCTTGATGTCGCATGGGAGAGGATTGGATATGACAAGGCGATCCAGGGAAATTTGGATCCGATTACTTTGTTTGGTCCGGTTAAGACAATCGAGGAGCGCGTAAAAGATATTCTCAATAGAGCTGGCGGACGTCCGGGGCATGTTTTTAACCTTGGCCACGGCATCCACAAAGATACTCCGGTAGAACATGCGCAGGCACTTGTTGAGTCCGTTCATAAGTTAAGCCAGCGCATATTGGTTAACTAA
- the hemH gene encoding ferrochelatase — translation MTPDKDNSTTIGVMLLAFGGPDSLDSVEPFMERLMKGRKPTPEIIARAKDKYKLIGGKSPLNEITQRQADALQLKLNEICNKSLKFKTYVGMRYWHPFIEETIEQMISDGIKRAFAISMSPHSSQVSTGAYTDEINRVVSEKNLDIQIEMIKGMHKNPIFIDAVVERINDAIARFPKEKRDDIQVIFSSHSLPVAYIEAGDTYVDELRVTIEEVLKKTGSLSWHLAYQSKGSIPGDWLGPMVEDVLQDIAEAGYKEVLLVPIGFASDHMETLWDLDILHKKQAESLGLKCERSDALNDSPKFIEALASMVCKQL, via the coding sequence TTGACTCCTGACAAAGATAACAGCACAACGATAGGTGTTATGTTGCTCGCTTTTGGTGGGCCGGATTCTCTCGACTCGGTTGAGCCATTTATGGAGAGACTCATGAAGGGTAGAAAACCGACCCCTGAGATAATCGCGAGAGCAAAAGATAAATATAAATTGATCGGTGGCAAATCACCTCTCAACGAGATCACCCAGAGACAAGCAGATGCACTCCAGCTAAAGTTGAACGAAATATGCAATAAATCGCTTAAATTCAAGACCTATGTCGGCATGCGCTATTGGCACCCCTTTATCGAAGAGACCATCGAGCAGATGATTTCAGATGGAATTAAAAGGGCTTTTGCTATAAGTATGTCTCCGCACAGTTCTCAGGTGAGCACAGGCGCCTATACGGACGAAATAAACCGTGTGGTTTCCGAGAAAAACCTCGATATACAGATAGAAATGATTAAGGGCATGCACAAAAACCCGATTTTTATCGATGCAGTGGTTGAGCGGATCAACGACGCAATTGCCAGGTTTCCCAAAGAAAAAAGGGATGACATCCAGGTTATATTTAGCTCGCACAGTCTTCCGGTAGCTTATATTGAGGCCGGTGACACTTATGTTGACGAATTAAGAGTGACAATAGAAGAAGTCTTGAAGAAAACAGGTTCCTTGTCTTGGCATCTTGCATACCAGAGCAAGGGCAGCATACCAGGAGATTGGCTTGGCCCAATGGTTGAAGATGTTCTGCAAGATATTGCAGAGGCGGGATACAAAGAAGTGCTTCTAGTGCCGATCGGATTTGCATCTGACCACATGGAAACGCTTTGGGATCTGGACATATTGCATAAAAAGCAAGCTGAGTCCCTAGGGCTCAAATGCGAGCGTTCAGACGCGTTGAACGACTCGCCAAAATTCATTGAGGCCTTGGCATCAATGGTATGCAAGCAGTTATAA
- the hemG gene encoding protoporphyrinogen oxidase: MKRIAIIGGGITGLSAAYTIKRANDDGNKIDYVLLERDSRLGGKICTERTKDGFVIEGGPDSFLSTKPWLFELARKLNCEDMIIPSNDELKKTYILVKNKLRTLPDGVMMVVPTKIMPFVTTDLFSWLGKIRMAMDYFIPKKKEPGDETLSSFITRRLGKECLDRLADPLVAGVYSSDPDLMSLQATFPVLLDMEQKYGSLIKGTIASMKARQKVVAQDVGRGEPPAGGKPGAPGVLKRTLHMSFKGGMQDIVDRLYAAIDKDKVFIGSNVLKVDEVKDERGATIYKLQMADGKTIEADALILASPANDTAGLVSDIDKELASVLREIPYVSSATVSLAYRRKDVKHDFKGFGFLVPLGEGRKIKACTWSSSKWSGRVPSDDFAIVRVFLGGARTQELALLPDNKMLAVAKSEVKNIMGIEAEPINNWVFRWPNAMPQYTIGHLDRIKKIEERASNHPGLFLAGGSYRGVGIPDCINSGTKAAEEAITYLAESLEPAKV; this comes from the coding sequence ATGAAAAGGATAGCGATTATCGGTGGTGGCATAACAGGTCTTTCAGCAGCCTATACTATTAAAAGGGCAAATGATGATGGGAATAAGATTGACTATGTGCTTCTGGAGCGGGATTCACGCTTGGGTGGCAAAATCTGTACCGAGCGGACTAAAGACGGGTTTGTAATCGAAGGCGGTCCGGATTCATTTCTCTCAACAAAGCCCTGGCTATTTGAGCTTGCGCGAAAGCTAAATTGCGAGGACATGATTATCCCAAGCAACGATGAGCTGAAGAAAACCTACATCCTCGTAAAGAACAAGCTGCGCACGTTACCTGACGGCGTTATGATGGTCGTGCCTACCAAAATTATGCCTTTTGTAACCACCGATCTTTTCTCCTGGTTGGGCAAGATTCGTATGGCAATGGACTACTTCATTCCCAAGAAAAAAGAGCCTGGGGACGAAACGTTATCAAGCTTTATAACAAGGCGGTTAGGTAAAGAGTGCTTGGACAGGCTCGCAGACCCACTGGTGGCAGGTGTGTATTCAAGCGACCCCGATTTGATGAGCCTGCAGGCAACTTTTCCGGTTCTTCTGGATATGGAGCAAAAGTATGGGAGTCTGATAAAAGGCACCATTGCTTCGATGAAAGCCAGGCAAAAGGTGGTCGCACAGGATGTAGGTCGTGGGGAGCCGCCAGCCGGGGGAAAACCGGGTGCTCCTGGTGTGCTGAAAAGAACGCTTCATATGTCTTTTAAGGGCGGGATGCAGGATATTGTCGACCGGCTCTATGCGGCGATAGACAAAGACAAAGTTTTTATTGGCTCTAATGTGCTTAAAGTCGATGAAGTTAAAGATGAGCGGGGTGCAACTATCTATAAACTCCAGATGGCTGATGGAAAAACTATCGAGGCCGATGCCCTGATTCTTGCGTCTCCCGCAAATGATACGGCAGGTTTGGTAAGCGACATTGATAAAGAGCTTGCGAGCGTCTTGCGTGAAATACCGTATGTGTCGTCTGCAACAGTGTCTTTAGCTTACCGCAGAAAAGATGTAAAGCATGATTTTAAGGGTTTTGGTTTTCTTGTACCACTGGGGGAGGGCCGTAAAATCAAAGCCTGTACATGGAGTTCAAGTAAATGGAGCGGGAGAGTCCCCAGCGATGATTTTGCTATTGTTCGCGTGTTTCTCGGTGGTGCAAGGACTCAGGAACTTGCGTTACTACCGGATAATAAGATGCTTGCGGTTGCCAAATCTGAGGTAAAGAATATTATGGGCATAGAAGCGGAGCCCATCAATAATTGGGTATTTCGCTGGCCAAATGCTATGCCGCAGTATACTATCGGACACCTTGACCGCATAAAAAAGATCGAGGAGCGGGCCTCGAATCATCCCGGCTTGTTCCTGGCTGGTGGATCTTACCGTGGTGTTGGCATACCTGACTGCATCAATTCGGGAACAAAGGCCGCAGAAGAAGCGATAACCTATCTGGCGGAGTCTTTAGAGCCGGCAAAGGTTTAG
- a CDS encoding SpoIIE family protein phosphatase, whose protein sequence is MDDSVGRQSRFQNNFISALGGVIVLAGLYASSLYSYNLFHSIAELFSVIVAVGIFMVAWNSRGFLGNNNYLLFLGIAYLFVAGVDLVHTLAYKGMGVFVGYGANLPTQLWLVARYLESTALLIAPFFVARKLNGKLAFAVYAVITAVLLGTIFYWDIFPTAFVEGVGLTPFKVVSEYAISAVLLLAIIPLIQRRKSFESDVLSLIIASILVTVAEEMSFTLYTDPYGFTNLLGHFLKIISFYLIYKAIIETGLVRPYGLLFRELKQTEEAVRESEEKYRRLFNNSNEGIVVCDLVYDDLGRPIDYVIKDVNPGFERIVGATREQVIDRMASSLYETGGAHHLDTFARVAQTGIPESFEAYLPQIKKYFSISAFSADVDRFAIVFIDITERKIAEQELRSSKELSDALNSIDALLSSTLDVGEVMQQVLLESAKAVGAETAAIALHEDGQWIVRYTYGFPNDLTGMGFADEDMPHAMMAARARKAVVINDVEHEEMAGLKSVKEFGIRSVMVVPLIIKEEILGAIFFNHNSQTTIFTRVQVDFVNKLSLAISLALENTRLYKAERNIADTLQAAILKVPNKIPGIDFSYLYRSATVVAKIGGDFYDFFELDSGKVGFMIGDVSGKGIEAAAVTSVVKSTARAFAYRNNNPSYVLSETNNAISKQVEAGLFITMLYGTIDISSGRLTMSSAGHPDPFICRPTGCTLEVARRNPPLGIFPDTGFESFETKLSPGDSVVLYTDGLVEARRDSELLGDERVRQTLDGLNAASPDEIVSSLLSLAIEFSSDQLSDDMALVAFRYEGNLVDAQSKRDVTSRSL, encoded by the coding sequence ATGGATGATTCTGTAGGCAGGCAAAGCCGCTTCCAAAATAATTTTATATCCGCTCTGGGCGGCGTAATCGTTCTGGCGGGACTATATGCCTCCAGTCTTTACAGTTACAATCTTTTCCATAGTATTGCCGAACTATTTAGCGTTATCGTTGCCGTGGGAATTTTTATGGTCGCCTGGAACTCACGGGGCTTCCTTGGCAATAACAATTACCTGCTATTTCTTGGTATCGCTTACCTTTTTGTCGCGGGTGTCGATTTAGTTCATACACTGGCTTATAAGGGTATGGGTGTATTTGTTGGGTATGGAGCCAATCTACCGACCCAGCTCTGGCTTGTCGCCCGATATTTAGAGAGTACTGCGCTTCTTATTGCCCCTTTCTTTGTTGCTAGAAAATTAAACGGCAAGCTGGCATTTGCTGTTTATGCTGTTATTACAGCCGTTTTATTAGGGACTATTTTTTACTGGGATATTTTCCCGACGGCTTTTGTCGAAGGCGTTGGATTAACCCCGTTTAAAGTAGTAAGTGAGTACGCTATTTCGGCAGTTCTTTTGCTGGCGATAATTCCACTGATTCAAAGGCGCAAGTCTTTTGAGTCGGACGTGTTAAGCTTAATCATCGCATCTATCCTTGTTACCGTTGCCGAGGAAATGTCATTTACCTTGTACACAGATCCGTATGGTTTTACCAACCTTCTAGGCCATTTTCTCAAGATCATATCTTTCTATCTAATCTATAAGGCGATTATTGAAACCGGCTTAGTGCGGCCTTACGGTCTTTTGTTTAGAGAATTAAAGCAAACAGAAGAAGCTGTTCGCGAAAGCGAAGAGAAGTACAGGCGGCTGTTTAACAATTCGAATGAAGGCATAGTAGTCTGTGACCTTGTCTATGATGATTTAGGTAGGCCGATTGATTACGTTATCAAGGACGTAAACCCAGGTTTTGAGAGGATTGTTGGGGCAACGAGAGAGCAGGTAATAGATCGGATGGCGTCATCACTTTACGAAACAGGGGGAGCCCACCACTTAGATACCTTTGCAAGAGTGGCGCAAACAGGTATTCCGGAGAGTTTTGAGGCGTATCTGCCTCAAATAAAGAAATATTTTAGCATTTCCGCGTTCTCTGCCGATGTGGATCGGTTTGCGATTGTATTTATTGATATTACTGAGAGAAAGATTGCTGAACAAGAGCTGAGAAGCTCAAAAGAATTAAGCGATGCACTAAACAGCATTGATGCACTTTTAAGCTCGACTCTTGATGTAGGCGAGGTTATGCAACAGGTCTTGTTAGAGTCGGCTAAGGCGGTTGGTGCTGAGACAGCTGCAATAGCTCTGCATGAGGACGGGCAATGGATAGTTAGGTATACCTATGGATTCCCAAACGATTTAACTGGGATGGGATTTGCCGACGAAGATATGCCGCATGCCATGATGGCTGCAAGAGCCAGAAAGGCGGTTGTTATAAACGATGTTGAACACGAGGAGATGGCGGGTCTTAAAAGTGTAAAAGAATTTGGCATTCGGTCGGTCATGGTTGTGCCTTTAATAATTAAGGAAGAGATTCTGGGGGCGATTTTTTTCAACCATAACTCGCAAACCACTATCTTTACCCGTGTGCAGGTTGATTTTGTAAATAAGCTTTCGCTGGCTATCTCGCTTGCCCTGGAGAACACACGCCTTTACAAAGCCGAACGGAATATCGCTGATACGCTTCAAGCTGCAATTCTGAAAGTGCCGAATAAAATACCGGGTATAGACTTCAGCTATCTTTATCGCTCGGCAACAGTGGTCGCAAAAATCGGCGGCGACTTCTACGACTTCTTTGAGCTTGATAGCGGCAAAGTAGGTTTCATGATAGGGGATGTATCGGGAAAGGGAATTGAAGCGGCTGCGGTAACTTCTGTGGTAAAAAGTACGGCGAGGGCTTTTGCCTATCGGAACAATAACCCATCCTATGTACTTAGTGAAACAAATAATGCTATCTCAAAGCAGGTAGAGGCTGGCCTATTTATTACAATGTTATACGGCACTATTGATATATCTAGCGGCCGGTTGACCATGTCAAGTGCAGGGCATCCTGACCCATTTATCTGTAGGCCCACCGGCTGCACCTTGGAAGTTGCACGGCGTAATCCTCCGCTTGGCATATTCCCGGATACCGGCTTTGAATCTTTTGAAACCAAACTTAGCCCTGGTGACTCTGTGGTTCTTTACACTGATGGTTTGGTTGAGGCAAGGAGAGATAGTGAATTGTTAGGAGATGAACGGGTACGCCAAACTTTAGACGGTCTTAATGCTGCCTCTCCAGATGAAATCGTTAGCAGCCTTCTTTCGTTGGCGATAGAGTTTTCTAGTGACCAGCTATCGGACGACATGGCACTCGTTGCTTTCAGGTACGAAGGCAATTTGGTTGATGCCCAATCAAAGCGCGATGTTACGTCTCGCTCATTGTGA
- a CDS encoding DNA-3-methyladenine glycosylase I, protein MSDIKICPFVKAKEHMSDDEYFKALVAEVFQVVIGIEPVIARWRYIERAFDGFSVDKVAKFNNADIERLMLDARIIRNRKKIRAVIQNAREFLKIKSEYGSFESYIKSFEGDTKRLVADLDSRLHYVGAPSIRRFLSCVTQKAA, encoded by the coding sequence ATGAGTGACATTAAGATTTGCCCCTTTGTAAAAGCAAAAGAGCATATGAGCGACGATGAATATTTCAAGGCTCTAGTTGCAGAGGTATTTCAGGTGGTAATCGGAATAGAACCGGTCATTGCCCGCTGGCGATATATCGAGCGCGCATTTGATGGTTTCTCAGTTGATAAGGTTGCAAAGTTCAATAACGCCGACATAGAAAGATTAATGCTAGATGCCAGGATTATTAGAAATCGCAAAAAAATAAGGGCGGTTATTCAGAATGCTAGGGAGTTTTTAAAGATAAAGAGTGAGTATGGCTCGTTTGAGTCATATATTAAGAGTTTTGAGGGCGATACAAAGCGGCTGGTTGCTGACCTGGATAGTCGGCTCCACTATGTTGGAGCACCGTCTATACGCAGGTTTTTATCCTGCGTAACTCAGAAAGCGGCTTAA
- a CDS encoding halocarboxylic acid dehydrogenase DehI family protein, whose protein sequence is MLDINLVRESNAPDNVRQIYEDIKQSLEIPWTPVMFQIFAAYPEFLEFAWTQLKPSTLTEQFHADSDRARGFAETFVSEMHITSYKHEDALRNNLSINDLLEIRTKLEAFNYGIPKLLLISHALSSSLGGITIGGNGDLALSHNHFGNQFIRKIEINPVEENEASEEITSIYEDIKSTLNTPVVDTIFKTMANWPGFLKLAWDNLVIFMSNPAYDQGVNSLADFAAHAVNLLAYPVKLSRDAMESAGVRRESFEEIEGMIRLFAKMTPGLMLDIVEMQLDVEDLLEIPRGEFAA, encoded by the coding sequence GTGCTAGATATCAACCTAGTTAGAGAAAGCAACGCGCCCGATAATGTAAGACAGATATATGAAGACATAAAACAATCGCTTGAAATCCCATGGACTCCAGTAATGTTTCAAATCTTCGCTGCGTATCCTGAATTTCTAGAGTTCGCATGGACACAATTAAAACCATCCACTTTAACCGAGCAGTTCCACGCTGATTCCGACCGTGCTCGCGGGTTTGCCGAAACATTCGTGTCTGAGATGCATATAACAAGCTATAAACATGAGGATGCCCTGCGAAATAACCTATCCATTAATGATTTATTGGAAATTCGGACTAAGCTTGAAGCTTTCAATTACGGAATCCCGAAATTACTGCTTATATCCCATGCTCTGTCCAGCTCACTTGGCGGGATTACAATCGGCGGAAACGGTGACCTTGCACTATCTCATAACCACTTTGGAAATCAGTTTATTAGAAAAATAGAGATAAATCCGGTGGAAGAAAACGAAGCCTCGGAAGAAATCACATCAATTTACGAGGATATCAAATCAACCCTTAATACACCGGTAGTGGATACCATCTTTAAAACCATGGCCAACTGGCCCGGGTTTTTAAAACTTGCCTGGGATAACCTTGTTATATTCATGAGCAATCCGGCTTACGATCAAGGGGTAAATTCTCTTGCCGATTTTGCGGCGCATGCAGTTAATCTGCTGGCCTATCCGGTTAAGCTAAGCAGAGATGCGATGGAGTCTGCAGGTGTGCGCAGGGAGAGCTTTGAAGAAATCGAAGGCATGATTCGGCTATTTGCAAAAATGACCCCTGGGCTAATGCTTGATATAGTTGAGATGCAGCTTGACGTCGAGGATCTGCTTGAAATACCACGGGGAGAATTCGCCGCCTAA
- a CDS encoding putative toxin-antitoxin system toxin component, PIN family: MQTLKIVADTNLWIAARFNLRSFSAEILNLAGEGRVKLLWSADTRAELERVLSNVKATPEFKAGVERLLSKSIDVGPTEKLQVVEADPDDDKILACAQAGQADYIVTSDEHLLSLGRFGRTEIVTPKAFLQHLGRRRTF; encoded by the coding sequence ATGCAAACATTGAAAATCGTTGCCGACACCAATCTTTGGATCGCGGCCAGGTTTAACCTGAGAAGTTTTTCGGCCGAAATCCTAAATTTGGCAGGGGAGGGTAGGGTGAAGCTGCTTTGGAGTGCAGATACCAGAGCGGAGCTCGAGAGGGTCCTCTCAAACGTGAAAGCAACGCCTGAATTTAAGGCGGGGGTTGAAAGGTTGCTTTCAAAATCAATCGATGTTGGCCCGACCGAGAAGCTACAAGTAGTTGAAGCTGACCCCGATGACGATAAAATTCTGGCCTGCGCACAAGCCGGCCAGGCCGACTATATCGTAACAAGCGACGAGCACCTTCTCTCTCTGGGAAGATTTGGTCGCACCGAGATAGTAACACCAAAAGCTTTTCTGCAACACCTAGGTCGGAGACGAACCTTTTAG
- a CDS encoding PAS domain-containing protein produces MLEEESERLHHRKAIGELVKQLIPVFENSTEGVFVYLDDDHKACNELLADMFGYTPLQWEEFSPFSHLFSKESRDDIMATYYEKIIAERAPAELPITGIRKDGSSFRARLLMVPISFNGVLFALGFVKPTGA; encoded by the coding sequence ATGCTTGAAGAAGAAAGCGAACGCCTGCACCATAGAAAGGCCATAGGGGAGCTTGTGAAACAACTAATACCTGTATTCGAAAACTCAACAGAGGGAGTTTTTGTATATCTAGATGACGACCATAAAGCATGCAATGAACTACTGGCTGATATGTTTGGGTATACGCCCCTACAATGGGAAGAATTCTCCCCATTTTCGCATTTATTCTCCAAAGAAAGTAGAGACGACATCATGGCAACCTATTATGAAAAAATCATTGCCGAGCGGGCACCTGCTGAATTGCCAATTACTGGCATTAGAAAGGACGGTTCATCTTTTCGGGCAAGGTTGCTTATGGTCCCCATATCTTTCAATGGAGTTCTTTTTGCCTTGGGTTTTGTAAAACCAACCGGGGCGTGA